A stretch of Polypterus senegalus isolate Bchr_013 chromosome 3, ASM1683550v1, whole genome shotgun sequence DNA encodes these proteins:
- the akap12b gene encoding A-kinase anchor protein 12b isoform X1 has translation MGASTSAERTEKSEEQDAATGEGQSEAGAGIPEAGEGDADAKCLHKNGQISSLNDEPEEQTINGLAEQVDEILQESPEKIRKEVEHMSEDKETAMIKINGQTKQVNGTSEMPELKLNGQTGELMEISDEVTVKESQDTDHQDGKNGDVVTSEVGQGDPAAVAQKEEAVEKMETVQEEDTPHINGEKLMEDTSPSASEGSPVDEKLGEEEKAAEQQTTEVGFKKVFKFVGFKFTLKKDKNEKPDPVQLLTVKKEDEDASSSETEKESEAPVAEPEKSEKPSTIPEEVLEETKTETDTTTEVPAEKVNGEASESPVEAGDSPEISKEPEKSDESPTSPVLQETQSPLKRFFTQGLFSTLRKRTSFKKSKEEDQPVKLEEEKKENDEKKSPVVECESPEETSAEKLSEQVQDTEASVEGDVKEIREVISDEPKVVVPEHQILEDNADLKVALEVEEKIEDLSADSRETTVDLVVEEKAEEEAKIEAEAKTEVEASESESEKTVKEEIQSEKPMDKTEPEPELTQDALDEKLVLEESGLEDSTEIKQQVVTAEHNLLNSQEKAKLQGSPLKKLFTGTGLKKLSGKKQKTKKEEEGKVAHSSENDFDQLQSSAESAEGQKVDSLPSSPEECTEQVVAEAVVTEATGTEGDGEGATSDGERKKDGITPWASFKKLVTPKKRVKRPSESDKEDEPNEKVKGGTLSSTDSSGSAEKNEEPKASEEEQKLERSTEEPKKKVDTSVSWEALICVGSSKKRGRKTSDSDEESPKIAEETQKTEESVKGKDTIAESPITSSHEADNEAGGSSPEQGGSPSDGEGVSTWESFKRLVTPRRKAKLEDKPEEAAVNSTHEQIPSDSEIAKEESSFSLKKLIPGRRKKKSDGKPEPGLGEEAHKIPGESENGEDSDTPAVVPLSEYDATETEQVELVKDTAMKEVKHETDLVNDVVIPQVQEAAMEMELKVIVEKASENTAIDGDTAELPERNILDVDERSPSWISAKVTELVVEQKAENLSRRQQLSDIAEEESAVITKTPVEMSKQNNQEDTIADDIVELTSEAVTALDQAPEEIIAEETEMVSAVSQLSESSATSGNVTPVPEINVCEVKQTDEILQEAAEKIKLTSVVLSVTETAPLEETAVVVTSTQLVESAVESDTTQELMHREAKAVSWSTDLSTDDLEVSETRFAKTTVEVITVVMEAVSSEVAAEERIETEVVDKSIQTTENSEILVGMQGKTEEKTNICELKEEVIETFEPTLKDDVIAEMLQAPVIEERTEAQSTVKKEEFVQSSKCLSEETSTLLKPEEIPEEKKEEGISEKILEEEVVQKSEFIEVQTESVVSLGDVITDTPNVEEEGPAVSAVEDVVCTHHITVSETSPTEERVQELVEVREVADTCQAPVEEVIQSVPQEETTLINEVEVLESLETQETVFPVTVAEVEEQVVKETANDIEPLLETLQSEVIAITAEEVVSTALVNAYAEQMKHEIVPPCKDEHEVSETTAVVVGPEVEAATDIVLEEVVQKEMGEDAVIMTDTAPVCSKEILDEKQEEIEAATVSTAPTELQECNIQTLAIEKQSKIIAENIIQNVVESFTERVTECYEKKDCTESEAKPELEGTDGPEQVTESMDSLVVIKLGSDVHQEEPVHVESKSEEPFVIVKPTGESEMEEEIHVSTENQETLIEMAEHRHLTSPEDTVKESEPDAAGISSEIKDDVEVKVQEEVEVDPSKNVIQEADESCNQNAEADTVCEGEVEEVIGETKDNKIVQLEDSETQGAMEQEDSKEFVNKPESYSGDQEQVHDDIDDSLVHLSEEVQPQEMDKPEMDVCHRAVEINEEVKGVPVENQEELQCERLVEEGDKGNNVVSQSTSHDEVSDGVQSQHETITQTESEVKFTPAETVALLDTVDKEIISKDVESQELMVQEGESEPYAEEIVNDKTKEKEDTERLEHQVEGDQEPETVECVAADEPHVVAQEKDSHELTLESEIEKDTPVDVPKSEILASEELSELKEKDQQLITDPEKTCSDDVHDVTESQTTAGTEKNQTEKEEEKGREQTSEAKGVLIQTQEAESTQSNEALPQVTVGKESEVERIQEAKEEEEKDLAKSEPSSDAVAEHHCQNAVQQIVTS, from the coding sequence TTGGTCAAGGTGACCCTGCTGCAGTTGCACAGAAAGAAGAAGCAGTGGAGAAAATGGAAACTGTGCAGGAGGAAGATACTCCTcacataaatggagaaaagttaaTGGAAGATACTTCACCATCTGCAAGTGAAGGTTCGCCAGTGGATGAAAAACTTGGAGAGGAGGAAAAGGCAGCAGAACAACAAACCACTGAAGTGGGATTTAAAAAGGTCTTTAAATTTGTGGGCTTTAAGTTTACACTGAAGAAAGATAAGAATGAGAAGCCTGATCCAGTTCAGTTGTTGACTGTTAAAAAAGAAGATGAGGATGCCAGCAGCTCAGAAACAGAGAAGGAATCTGAGGCACCTGTTGCAGAaccagaaaaaagtgaaaaacccAGTACAATACCAGAAGAAGTTCTTGAAGAAACAAAGACAGAAACTGATACCACTACTGAAGTCCCAGCTGAAAAAGTTAATGGAGAAGCCAGCGAAAGCCCAGTTGAAGCAGGAGACAGTCCAGAAATAAGTAAAGAACCAGAAAAGTCAGATGAATCTCCAACTAGTCCAGTTCTTCAAGAGACACAATCTCCCCTTAAAAGGTTTTTCACCCAAGGACTATTTTCAActttaagaaaaagaacaagttttaaaaagtcaaaagaagaagatcaGCCTGTTAAGCttgaagaggaaaagaaagaaaatgatgaaaaaaaatccCCTGTAGTAGAATGCGAAAGTCCAGAAGAAACTAGTGCAGAAAAGTTGAGTGAACAGGTGCAAGACACAGAAGCATCGGTGGAAGGAGATGTTAAGGAAATTAGAGAAGTTATTTCAGATGAACCAAAAGTTGTAGTTCCGGAGCACCAAATTTTAGAGGATAATGCTGATCTGAAAGTTGCACTTGAAGTGGAAGAGAAAATAGAAGACCTAAGTGCTGATTCAAGAGAAACCACAGTTGATCTTGTTGTAGAGGAAAAAGCTGAAGAAGAAGCAAAAATTGAAGCAGAGGCAAAAACTGAAGTAGAAGCTTCAGAATCTGAAAGTGAAAAAACTGTGAAAGAGGAGATTCAGTCTGAAAAACCTATGGACAAAACCGAACCTGAACCAGAGTTGACACAAGATGCATTAGATGAGAAGCTTGTTCTGGAGGAGTCAGGTCTGGAAGACAGTACCGAAATCAAACAGCAAGTTGTAACTGCCGAACACAATCTGTTAAACTCTCAGGAAAAAGCCAAACTTCAGGGTAGTCCCCTGAAAAAGCTTTTTACAGGTACTGGTCTTAAAAAACTATCAGGAAAAAAgcagaaaactaaaaaagaagaagaggggAAGGTTGCACATTCATCTGAAAATGATTTTGATCAGCTGCAATCATCTGCAGAATCAGCTGAGGGTCAGAAAGTGGATAGCTTGCCATCATCCCCGGAAGAATGTACAGAACAAGTTGTGGCTGAAGCTGTTGTAACAGAGGCGACTGGAACTGAAGGAGATGGAGAAGGTGCTACTTCtgatggagagagaaagaaggatggCATCACTCCATGGGCTTCTTTCAAAAAACTAGTCACACCAAAAAAGCGTGTAAAAAGACCTTCTGAGAGTGACAAAGAAGATGAGccaaatgaaaaggtaaaaggtGGAACTTTGTCTTCAACAGACAGTTCTGGAtctgctgaaaaaaatgaagagcctAAAGCAAGTGAGGAGGAACAGAAGCTGGAGCGAAGCACAGAAGAACCCAAAAAGAAAGTTGACACCTCAGTTTCTTGGGAAGCTCTTATTTGTGTTGGTTCATCTAAAAAGAGAGGCAGGAAAACATCAGATTCGGATGAGGAGTCACCAAAAATAGCAGAGGAAACTCAAAAGACAGAGGAATCTGTAAAGGGTAAGGATACAATTGCAGAATCTCCTATAACAAGCTCCCATGAAGCAGATAATGAAGCAGGTGGATCATCTCCAGAACAAGGTGGAAGTCCTTCTGACGGGGAAGGGGTGTCTACATGGGAATCTTTTAAAAGACTGGTAACACCAAGAAGAAAAGCCAAGTTAGAAGATAAGCCAGAAGAGGCTGCAGTAAATTCCACACATGAGCAAATTCCTTCCGATAGTGAAATTGCAAAAGAGGAGTCTtcattttcattaaagaaattaatACCAGGGCGCAGGAAGAAAAAATCTGATGGTAAACCTGAACCAGGTCTAGGAGAGGAAGCACACAAAATCCCAGGAGAATCAGAAAACGGAGAAGACTCTGATACCCCAGCAGTAGTCCCATTATCAGAGTATGATGCCACAGAGACAGAGCAAGTTGAGCTAGTGAAGGACACCGCTATGAAAGAAGTAAAACATGAGACTGATCTGGTAAATGATGTTGTAATCCCGCAAGTTCAGGAAGCAGCCATGGAAATGGAACTTAAGGTGATAGTGGAGAAAGCAAGTGAAAATACAGCAATAGATGGAGATACTGCTGAACTTCCTGAGAGGAATATATTGGATGTTGATGAAAGATCACCATCGTGGATATCAGCTAAAGTTACGGAACTGGTAGTTGAGCAAAAAGCCGAGAATTTAAGCAGACGCCAACAGCTAAGTGATATAGCTGAAGAAGAATCTGCTGTGATCACTAAAACACCAGTAGAGATGTCAAAGCAGAATAATCAAGAAGACACCATTGCTGATGATATAGTTGAGTTGACATCGGAAGCAGTTACTGCATTAGATCAAGCACCTGAAGAAATAATTGCAGAAGAGACTGAAATGGTGTCAGCAGTGTCCCAGCTAAGCGAGTCATCTGCAACATCAGGCAATGTAACCCCTGTTCcagaaataaatgtttgtgaAGTGAAACAAACAGATGAGATATTGCAGGAAGCTGCTGAAAAGATTAAACTGACTTCTGTTGTACTCTCAGTCACAGAGACTGCTCCTTTAGAAGAAACAGCTGTGGTTGTAACTTCAACACAACTTGTGGAATCAGCAGTTGAAAGTGATACAACTCAAGAATTGATGCACAGAGAAGCAAAGGCAGTTTCGTGGTCAACTGATCTGTCCACGGATGACCTTGAAGTGTCTGAAACACGGTTTGCAAAAACCACAGTTGAAGTAATTACTGTGGTAATGGAAGCAGTTTCTTCAGAGGTAGCTGCTGAAGAAAGAATAGAGACAGAAGTAGTCGATAAATCAATCCAGACAAcagaaaattctgaaatattaGTGGGAATGcaaggaaaaacagaagaaaaaactaatatttgtgaactgaaagaagaagtaaTTGAGACTTTTGAACCTACACTCAAGGATGATGTTATTGCAGAGATGCTACAAGCCCCAGTAATTGAGGAACGAACTGAAGCACAGTCCACAGTGAAGAAAGAAGAATTTGTACAATCCTCAAAATGTTTGTCAGAAGAAACCTCTACTCTGTTGAAGCCAGAAGAAATTCCTGAAGAGAAGAAAGAAGAGGGAATATCTGAAAAGATTTTAGAAGAAGAGGTAGTGCAAAAGAGTGAGTTCATTGAAGTGCAGACAGAGAGTGTAGTTTCTTTGGGAGATGTAATCACAGACACTCCAAATGTAGAAGAAGAAGGCCCTGCTGTGTCAGCTGTTGAAGATGTTGTCTGTACCCATCATATAACTGTTAGTGAAACCTCACCAACAGAAGAAAGGGTGCAGGAACTTGTGGAAGTCAGAGAGGTTGCAGATACTTGCCAGGCCCCAGTTGAAGAAGTTATCCAGTCTGTACCACAGGAAGAAACTACCTTAATTAATGAAGTTGAAGTGCTGGAAAGCTTGGAGACACAGGAAACTGTGTTTCCTGTAACTGTAGCTGAGGTAGAAGAACAGGTTGTGAAAGAAACTGCTAATGATATTGAACCACTATTAGAAACATTACAGTCTGAAGTGATAGCGATAACAGCTGAAGAAGTTGTCTCAACTGCACTAGTAAATGCCTATGCTGAGCAGATGAAACATGAAATTGTCCCACCATGCAAAGATGAACACGAAGTCTCTGAAACCACAGCTGTAGTAGTAGGACCAGAAGTTGAAGCTGCAACAGACATTGTACTTGAAGAAGTAGTTCAAAAAGAGATGGGAGAAGATGCTGTGATCATGACAGATACAGCACCAGTCTGCTCTAAAGAAATATTGGATGAGAAGCAAGAGGAAATAGAAGCAGCCACAGTGTCTACAGCTCCAACAGAGCTACAGGAGTGTAATATACAGACATTAGCAATTGAGAAACAGAGTAAAATCATAGCTGAAAATATAATTCAGAATGTTGTTGAAAGTTTTACAGAAAGAGTGACCGAATGTTATGAAAAGAAAGATTGTACTGAATCGGAGGCAAAGCCTGAACTGGAAGGTACCGATGGACCTGAACAAGTCACAGAAAGCATGGACAGCTTAGTAGTGATAAAGCTTGGGTCTGATGTCCATCAAGAAGAACCTGTCCATGTTGAAAGTAAAAGTGAAGAGCCATTTGTCATAGTTAAACCGACAGGTGAATCTGAGATGGAGGAAGAAATTCATGTTAGCACAGAAAATCAAGAAACACTAATTGAGATGGCAGAGCACAGACATTTGACAAGCCCTGAAGATACAGTCAAAGAAAGCGAACCTGATGCAGCAGGAATTTCAAGTGAAATAAAAGATGACGTTGAAGTGAAAGTCCAAGAGGAAGTGGAGGTGGATCCAAGCAAAAATGTGATTCAGGAAGCTGATGAAAGCTGCAACCAAAATGCTGAAGCAGACACAGTTTGTGAAGGTGAAGTAGAAGAAGTCATTGGTGAAACAAAAGATAACAAAATTGTGCAGTTAGAAGATTCTGAAACTCAGGGAGCCATGGAGCAAGAAGACAGCAAAGAATTTGTAAACAAACCTGAGAGCTACTCTGGGGACCAAGAACAAGTTCATGATGATATAGATGATAGTCTTGTTCATTTATCTGAGGAAGTACAGCCACAGGAAATGGATAAGCCTGAGATGGATGTGTGTCATAGAGCAGTGGAAATTAATGAAGAAGTTAAAGGAGTTCCTGTTGAAAATCAAGAAGAATTGCAATGTGAAAGGTTAGTGGAAGAGGGCGACAAGGGTAACAATGTAGTTAGTCAGTCAACAAGCCATGATGAAGTATCAGATGGTGTTCAGTCCCAGCATGAAACCATAACACAAACtgaaagtgaggtaaaatttacACCAGCGGAAACTGTTGCATTACTAGATACAGTTGATAAGGAAATAATCTCAAAAGATGTAGAGAGTCAAGAATTGATGGTACAAGAAGGAGAAAGTGAGCCGTATGCAGAAGAGATTGTGAATGATAAGACAAAAGAGAAAGAAGATACAGAAAGACTTGAACATCAAGTAGAGGGTGACCAGGAGCCAGAAACAGTGGAATGTGTAGCTGCTGATGAACCACATGTTGTTGCACAGGAGAAGGATAGTCATGAGTTGACCCTCGAAAGTGAAATCGAAAAGGATACCCCAGTAGATGTTCCGAAGAGTGAAATCTTGGCTTCAGAAGAGCTTTCAGAATTGAAGGAAAAAGATCAGCAGTTGATTACAGATCCAGAGAAAACATGTAGTGATGATGTTCACGATGTGACGGAATCTCAGACAACAGCAGGAACAGAAAAGAATCAGACGGAAAAGGAGGAGGAAAAAGGTAGAGAGCAAACATCAGAAGCAAAAGGTGTACTAATTCAGACACAAGAAGCAGAAAGTACACAGAGTAATGAAGCTCTACCACAAGTCACAGTAGGAAAAGAATCTGAGGTGGAGAGAATCCAGGAAGctaaagaagaggaggagaaagaTTTGGCAAAATCAGAACCCAGTTCGGATGCAGTGGCTGAGCACCATTGTCAAAATGCTGTACAACAGATAGTGACATCATGA